The Anomalospiza imberbis isolate Cuckoo-Finch-1a 21T00152 chromosome 7, ASM3175350v1, whole genome shotgun sequence genome has a window encoding:
- the SPP2 gene encoding secreted phosphoprotein 24 isoform X5, with protein MRILIFLLTLSIFSCSGFPAYDYDLPVTEEALNASLARINSQSWSRNLYGVVRSRVMGVDMWDSDTYGLDLHFSIRETVCTKALGRDPFTCDFKTGPFVPTASCRSVVEVSGGLIANITVRCHRSTFSSESMSSEEMIPLLLKPSLQGEEAAAVETGTNPATSALTRWNNLGWIGE; from the exons ATGAGGATCCTAATTTTTCTCCTCACACTGAGCATTTTCTCATGTTCAG GGTTTCCAGCATATGACTATGACCTCCCTGTGACAGAGGAGGCTCTCAATGCTTCCCTTGCACGGATCAATTCCCAGTCATGGAGCAGAAATCTGTATGGTGTTGTCAGGAGCCGAGTAATGGGA GTGGACATGTGGGACAGCGATACTTACGGGTTAGATCTGCACTTCAGCATCCGCGAGACCGTGTGCACCAAAGCTTTGGGGAGAGACCCCTTTACCTGTGACTTCAAAACTGGCCCTTTCGTG CCCACTGCTTCCTGCAGGAGCGTTGTGGAAGTCTCCGGGGGGCTGATTGCCAACATCACTGTGCGGTGCCATCGCAGCACATTCAGCTCGGAATCCATGAGCAGCGAGGAA ATGATACCTTTGCTCCTGAAGCCTTCCCTTCaaggggaagaagcagcagccgTGGAGACTGGAACAAACCCAGCTACTTCAGCCCTGACAAGATGGAATAACCTGGGTTGG ATTGGAGAATGA
- the SPP2 gene encoding secreted phosphoprotein 24 isoform X4: MRILIFLLTLSIFSCSGFPAYDYDLPVTEEALNASLARINSQSWSRNLYGVVRSRVMGVDMWDSDTYGLDLHFSIRETVCTKALGRDPFTCDFKTGPFVPTASCRSVVEVSGGLIANITVRCHRSTFSSESMSSEEMIPLLLKPSLQGEEAAAVETGTNPATSALTRWNNLGWQIGE; this comes from the exons ATGAGGATCCTAATTTTTCTCCTCACACTGAGCATTTTCTCATGTTCAG GGTTTCCAGCATATGACTATGACCTCCCTGTGACAGAGGAGGCTCTCAATGCTTCCCTTGCACGGATCAATTCCCAGTCATGGAGCAGAAATCTGTATGGTGTTGTCAGGAGCCGAGTAATGGGA GTGGACATGTGGGACAGCGATACTTACGGGTTAGATCTGCACTTCAGCATCCGCGAGACCGTGTGCACCAAAGCTTTGGGGAGAGACCCCTTTACCTGTGACTTCAAAACTGGCCCTTTCGTG CCCACTGCTTCCTGCAGGAGCGTTGTGGAAGTCTCCGGGGGGCTGATTGCCAACATCACTGTGCGGTGCCATCGCAGCACATTCAGCTCGGAATCCATGAGCAGCGAGGAA ATGATACCTTTGCTCCTGAAGCCTTCCCTTCaaggggaagaagcagcagccgTGGAGACTGGAACAAACCCAGCTACTTCAGCCCTGACAAGATGGAATAACCTGGGTTGG CAGATTGGAGAATGA
- the SPP2 gene encoding secreted phosphoprotein 24 isoform X3: protein MRILIFLLTLSIFSCSGFPAYDYDLPVTEEALNASLARINSQSWSRNLYGVVRSRVMGVDMWDSDTYGLDLHFSIRETVCTKALGRDPFTCDFKTGPFVPTASCRSVVEVSGGLIANITVRCHRSTFSSESMSSEEMIPLLLKPSLQGEEAAAVETGTNPATSALTRWNNLGWVSVPVECQN from the exons ATGAGGATCCTAATTTTTCTCCTCACACTGAGCATTTTCTCATGTTCAG GGTTTCCAGCATATGACTATGACCTCCCTGTGACAGAGGAGGCTCTCAATGCTTCCCTTGCACGGATCAATTCCCAGTCATGGAGCAGAAATCTGTATGGTGTTGTCAGGAGCCGAGTAATGGGA GTGGACATGTGGGACAGCGATACTTACGGGTTAGATCTGCACTTCAGCATCCGCGAGACCGTGTGCACCAAAGCTTTGGGGAGAGACCCCTTTACCTGTGACTTCAAAACTGGCCCTTTCGTG CCCACTGCTTCCTGCAGGAGCGTTGTGGAAGTCTCCGGGGGGCTGATTGCCAACATCACTGTGCGGTGCCATCGCAGCACATTCAGCTCGGAATCCATGAGCAGCGAGGAA ATGATACCTTTGCTCCTGAAGCCTTCCCTTCaaggggaagaagcagcagccgTGGAGACTGGAACAAACCCAGCTACTTCAGCCCTGACAAGATGGAATAACCTGGGTTGG gtctctgtccctgtggagTGCCAGAACTGA
- the LOC137477553 gene encoding maestro heat-like repeat-containing protein family member 7, which produces MAMERRCGWDTLLCADTQHYAVGLLAREMRHACLELCCSIALHLLWLLSTQEPRWDLPALAFLVEVLECLDSSECGDSVVEVSSRYLQSECRERRRLALRALLELIDDPSMAEKMWSLTESLMDLLWDSDAEIAGMTLITLSFIFLHKYMLMSTPIALQLAEALVPLFDHDNSQVQLLSITLFRDTMGFLEKEEKPLERPVRQSLLPLFFHCHDENRRVAEASRETLLCVAEFLKRRDLERLVKKEKLWIFANCLVRTAWKPQAQPGEAP; this is translated from the exons ATGGCAATGGAACgcaggtgtggctgggacacgctgctctgtgctgacacccagcactatgccgtgggtctgctggccag GGAGATGCGCCATGCTTGTCTTGAGTTGTGTTGCAGTATTGCTCTccacctcctctggctgctcagcacacaggagccacgctgggatcTGCCCgccctggcattccttgtggag gtcctcgAGTGCCTAGATTCAAGTGAATGTGGTGACAGTGTTGTGGAGGTCTCATCAAGGTACCTGcagagcgagtgcagggagaggcgtcgcctggcgctcagggcccttctCGAGCTCATTGACGATCcctcgatg gctgaaaaaatgtggagcctgactgaaagcCTCATGGACCTACTGTGGGACAGTGATGCAGAGATAGCTGGGATGACACTTATCACACTCAGCTTTATATTCTTGCACAAATACATGCTGATGTCAACTCCCAttgccctgcagctggctgaggcacttgTGCCACTCTTTGACCAT GATAATAGCCAGgtacagctgctctccataACACTCTTTAGAGACACGATGGGGtttttggaaaaggaagaaaagccttTGGAAAGGCCTGtgcgccagagcctgctgccactcttcttccactgccatgatgagaatcggCGCGTGGCAGAG gcttctcgggaaacgctgctttgtgtggccgagttcctgaagagaagggatcttgagagactggtgaagaaggagAAACTCTGGATTTTCGCCAACTGCCTagtaaggacggcctggaagccccaggctcagccgggagaagccccctga
- the SPP2 gene encoding secreted phosphoprotein 24 isoform X1 — translation MRILIFLLTLSIFSCSGFPAYDYDLPVTEEALNASLARINSQSWSRNLYGVVRSRVMGVDMWDSDTYGLDLHFSIRETVCTKALGRDPFTCDFKTGPFVPTASCRSVVEVSGGLIANITVRCHRSTFSSESMSSEEMRHVPITTPHRRGSALREDDTFAPEAFPSRGRSSSRGDWNKPSYFSPDKME, via the exons ATGAGGATCCTAATTTTTCTCCTCACACTGAGCATTTTCTCATGTTCAG GGTTTCCAGCATATGACTATGACCTCCCTGTGACAGAGGAGGCTCTCAATGCTTCCCTTGCACGGATCAATTCCCAGTCATGGAGCAGAAATCTGTATGGTGTTGTCAGGAGCCGAGTAATGGGA GTGGACATGTGGGACAGCGATACTTACGGGTTAGATCTGCACTTCAGCATCCGCGAGACCGTGTGCACCAAAGCTTTGGGGAGAGACCCCTTTACCTGTGACTTCAAAACTGGCCCTTTCGTG CCCACTGCTTCCTGCAGGAGCGTTGTGGAAGTCTCCGGGGGGCTGATTGCCAACATCACTGTGCGGTGCCATCGCAGCACATTCAGCTCGGAATCCATGAGCAGCGAGGAA ATGAGGCACGTACCCATAACGACCCCTCACCGGCGAGGCAGTGCTCTCAGGGAAG ATGATACCTTTGCTCCTGAAGCCTTCCCTTCaaggggaagaagcagcagccgTGGAGACTGGAACAAACCCAGCTACTTCAGCCCTGACAAGATGGAATAA
- the SPP2 gene encoding secreted phosphoprotein 24 isoform X2, producing MRILIFLLTLSIFSCSGFPAYDYDLPVTEEALNASLARINSQSWSRNLYGVVRSRVMGVDMWDSDTYGLDLHFSIRETVCTKALGRDPFTCDFKTGPFVPTASCRSVVEVSGGLIANITVRCHRSTFSSESMSSEEMIPLLLKPSLQGEEAAAVETGTNPATSALTRWNNLGWQVSVPVECQN from the exons ATGAGGATCCTAATTTTTCTCCTCACACTGAGCATTTTCTCATGTTCAG GGTTTCCAGCATATGACTATGACCTCCCTGTGACAGAGGAGGCTCTCAATGCTTCCCTTGCACGGATCAATTCCCAGTCATGGAGCAGAAATCTGTATGGTGTTGTCAGGAGCCGAGTAATGGGA GTGGACATGTGGGACAGCGATACTTACGGGTTAGATCTGCACTTCAGCATCCGCGAGACCGTGTGCACCAAAGCTTTGGGGAGAGACCCCTTTACCTGTGACTTCAAAACTGGCCCTTTCGTG CCCACTGCTTCCTGCAGGAGCGTTGTGGAAGTCTCCGGGGGGCTGATTGCCAACATCACTGTGCGGTGCCATCGCAGCACATTCAGCTCGGAATCCATGAGCAGCGAGGAA ATGATACCTTTGCTCCTGAAGCCTTCCCTTCaaggggaagaagcagcagccgTGGAGACTGGAACAAACCCAGCTACTTCAGCCCTGACAAGATGGAATAACCTGGGTTGG caggtctctgtccctgtggagTGCCAGAACTGA